In Portunus trituberculatus isolate SZX2019 chromosome 36, ASM1759143v1, whole genome shotgun sequence, one DNA window encodes the following:
- the LOC123513527 gene encoding solute carrier family 49 member A3-like isoform X2 has translation MEDTQAVLKEEGQTETVTYTAYKRRWAMMVTVMLLNISNTGMGFNVAPVAYKAADYFEVTQYDITWFSQVYLILPVALSFVSTYIFNKFDMKAGVHIGSALNCVGALTRAVATSGLIADLWTQYVVSLIGQVVAPIVVTKKQQIPTLNYIYGGLALLAEIATLICVTRSRPPTPPSRSAEQGTTARAPYLQQLKQTFTSPPFLGLLIMTGVLTGFYLCLTTLSQQMLCSKGYSDLFSGVVVAIFSIAGFVGSIAIAVVENRTSALADITKFANAFGVIFGIMLMEVYLVPGQHALLIISSILFGFFGCGVYPISLEIGVEITYPVEETISTTLIFVTGQILGVLMNYTANVLSSDLPPELQDIEVCTKNITSDLQARDYSGVVMGLMGVLTFIVILFTVFFRTPYKRREVEQTTDMSDTAEPTTSTCGR, from the exons ATGGAGGACACGCAGGctgtactgaaggaggagggtCAGACCGAGACTGTCACATACACGGCGTACAAGAGGCGCTGGGCAATGATGGTGACAGTCATGCTGCTCAATATCTCCAACACAGGg ATGGGATTTAACGTGGCCCCCGTGGCGTACAAAGCCGCTGACTACTTCGAGGTGACGCAGTACGACATCACCTGGTTCTCGCAGGTGTACCTCATCTTGCCGGTCGCGCTCTCCTTCGTCTCCACTTACATATTCAACAAGTTCGACATGAAAGCGGGA GTCCACATTGGCTCTGCCCTTAACTGTGTTGGAGCTTTGACGCGCGCCGTGGCCACCTCGGGTCTTATAGCAGACCTCTGGACTCAGTACGTTGTCAGCCTCAtcggacag GTGGTGGCGCCGATTGTGGTGACGAAGAAGCAGCAGATTCCGACCCTCAACTATATATACGGCGGGCTGGCCCTCCTTGCCGAGATTGCCACTCTGATCTGTGTCACCAG GTCGaggccaccaacaccaccgagTCGCAGCGCCGAACAGGGAACCACGGCCAGAGCTCCTTACCTGCAGCAGCTCAAGCAGActtttacttctcctcccttccttggcCTCCTCATAATGACCGGAGTATTGACGGGTTTCTACCTCTGCCTCACTACACTCTCGCAGCAAATGCTGTGTTCCAAGGGATACAGTGAT CTCTTCAgcggggtggtggtggccatCTTCAGTATAGCAGGCTTCGTGGGTTCGATTGCCATAGCAGTGGTGGAAAATCGTACTAGTGCTTTGGCGGACATTACCAAGTTTGCCAATGCTTTTGGAGTGATTTTTGGCATAATGTTGATGGAG GTTTACTTAGTGCCCGGCCAGCACGCCCTCCTGATCATCTCCAGTATCTTGTTCGGGTTCTTCGGCTGTGGAGTGTACCCAATTAGTCTGGAGATAGGGGTGGAGATCACTTACCCTGTGGAGGAGACCATCAGCACTACATTGATCTTTGTGACTG GTCAGATTCTGGGTGTACTCATGAACTACACGGCGAACGTTCTCTCCAGCGATCTGCCGCCAGAGTTACAAGACATAGAGGTGTGTACCAAGAACATTACCTCCGACCTGCAGGCCAGAGACTACTCGG GTGTGGTCATGGGGCTTATGGGCGTCCTCACCTTCATCGTCATCCTCTTCACTGTCTTCTTCCGGACGCCCTACAAGCGGCGAGAGGTGGAGCAGACCACCGACATGAGCGACACCGCCgagcccaccacctccacctgtgGCCGATGA
- the LOC123513529 gene encoding uncharacterized protein B0416.5-like, producing the protein MGSLSGDNTSEESIGVVVGGAGLQEDRGRGSSPLEGSTPHSPADTTYRVYRQRWLVLLTVVVLNISNAGLWINIAPVSYKAAAYFDVNITDVNWFSLVFLFVSIPFCFISTLSVNQLGLKPAIHIGSILNCAGAVTRAVATAGFLPEDVVFPLCLTGQVIAAMAQSFLLFIPTKVSQLWFPETSRAVSTTILSMSNPLGILVTQVVSPLIVTEKENIPTLNYVFGGLAIFSLLTTLVCVTRSMPPTPPSHSAARGERDRAPYLQQLKETFTSVPYLLLLLALGCGIALFSSLATVTQQILCPLGYNDLFSGVAMAVMILCGFVGSAVTGVAADRTKAFTPITKLFYGCAAIFAIFMMEMFLVPGQPTLVAIACGLFGFFGVGVYPIGLELAVETTFPVEESISTAFIFMSGQAQGVIIIGMVTLLSRDQLAKYSHLEVCTGGESSDLRPRDYSVSLMAIMGLLSFMVILVIIFFNTPYKRLEAEKASTSNISSSSNQSLTATSGYGSECVSRNTTTSSRVSRHRPTVLPEDVNETPEGGEEYEQCHL; encoded by the exons ATGGGAAGCCTGAGTGGAGACAACACGAGTGAGGAGAGCAtcggggtggtggtgggcggtgcAGGGCTGCAGGAGGACAGGGGGCGTGGCAGCTCTCCACTAGAAGGCTCCACGCCCCACTCCCCCGCCGACACCACCTACCGTGTGTACAGGCAGCGATGGTTGGTGCTCCTCACGGTGGTGGTGCTCAACATCTCCAACGCTGGG CTGTGGATCAACATCGCGCCGGTGTCGTACAAGGCAGCGGCGTACTTTGATGTGAATATCACGGACGTCAACTGGTTCAGTCTGGTGTTTCTGTTCGTGTCGATTCCTTTCTGTTTCATCTCCACCCTCAGCGTCAACCAGCTGGGCCTCAAGCCTGCC ATTCACATTGGATCGATTCTGAATTGTGCGGGTGCCGTGACGCGCGCAGTGGCCACGGCGGGCTTTCTTCCTGAAGACGTcgtgtttcctttgtgtttgaCAGGCCAG GTGATCGCCGCCATGGCTCAGTCTTTCCTGCTGTTCATTCCGACGAAGGTGTCCCAGCTATGGTTCCCCGAGACGTCCCGGgctgtctccaccaccatcctGTCCATGT CCAACCCTCTCGGCATCCTGGTGACGCAAGTGGTATCGCCGCTCATAGTgacggagaaggaaaacattCCGACTCTCAACTATGTGTTTGGCGGACTGGCCATCTTTTCCCTGCTCACAACCCTGGTCTGCGTCACAAG GTCGATGCCGCCGACACCTCCCAGCCACAGCGccgcgaggggagagagagatcgaGCCCCTTACCTGCAGCAGCTTAAGGAAACTTTCACTTCCGTGCCctacctgctcctcctgctggccCTCGGGTGTGGCATTGCATTGTTTTCATCCCTAGCTACAGTGACGCAGCAGATTCTGTGTCCCCTCGGCTACAACGAT CTTTTCAGCGGCGTTGCCATGGCGGTGATGATCCTGTGCGGGTTCGTGGGATCAGCCGTGACGGGCGTAGCGGCGGATCGCACCAAGGCTTTCACGCCCATCACCAAGCTTTTCTACGGGTGTGCAGCCATCTTCGCCATTTTTATGATGGAG ATGTTCCTGGTGCCCGGACAGCCTACCCTTGTGGCCATCGCCTGCGGCCTCTTTGGATTCTTCGGAGTAGGGGTGTACCCGATCGGCCTGGAGCTGGCGGTGGAGACAACCTTCCCTGTGGAGGAGAGCATCAGCACCGCCTTTATCTTTATGTCCG GTCAGGCCCAGGGTGTAATTATCATCGGCATGGTGACGCTCCTCTCCCGTGACCAGCTGGCTAAGTACTCCCACCTAGAAGTGTGCACTGGTGGGGAGAGTTCAGACCTGCGCCCGAGGGATTATTCAG TGTCCCTGATGGCCATCATGGGGCTGCTGTCCTTCATGGTGATCCTGGTTATCATCTTCTTCAACACGCCTTACAAGAGACTGGAAGCCGAGAAAGCCTCCACCAGTAACATCTCCAGCTCCTCCAACCAGTCTCTCACTGCCACTTCGGGCTACGGGTCAGAGTGTGTCTCCAGgaacaccaccacttcttcccgCGTCTCCAGGCACCGCCCTACTGTGCTCCCCGAGGACGTCAATGAAACGCCAGAAGGTGGAGAGGAATACGAGCAATGTCACCTATAG
- the LOC123513530 gene encoding eukaryotic translation initiation factor 3 subunit D-like isoform X2, with the protein MAAKFLAPQIQDNPTGWGPCDVPDQFKDMPYQPFSKGDRLGKVSDWTGATYQDRRYAIKYQSTFGSMQQYAYYHEEDESTFQHVYKTNVPKPLYQRGRYMRNQRNLKNQRNQKGQQMQVLGKGNKRDFGFQNNKNWQKQQYQRNRWNRGGHPPIKNRDASVTVRPEWKVIEEMDFPRLSKLSLPNVDDPKDLYLCGSLEYYDKAYDRVTVKNEKKLTRINRIFHKVTTTDDPVIRQLTKTEDSNVYATDAILSTIMCCSRSSNSWDVVVQKIAGKLFFDKRDDSEFDLLTVSETSSEPPQEEGNSLNSPRNLSLEATFINHNFSQQVLRNDGNRYKFEHDNPFLDEDEEDEVAPVGYRYRKWCLGNDINLVARTEHDSVQSAPNNEIQFINIKALNEWDSKFSGGVDWRQKLDTQRGAVLANELKNNACKLAKWTVQAILAGSDQIKFGYVSRVNVRDSTKHMILGTQQFRPMEFANQINLSMDNAWGILRCIIDICMKLPDGKYLIMKDPNKAMIRLYDIPDNTFESDEEEAEKQTEPENKHELVD; encoded by the exons atggctGCCAAATTCTTGGCTCCCCAGATCCAGGATAACCCGACAGGCTGGGGCCCTTGTGATGTGCCGGACCAGTTCAAGGATATGCCGTACCAGCCCTTCTCCAAGGGGGACAGGCTGGGCAAG GTGTCTGACTGGACGGGGGCGACCTACCAGGACCGTCGCTATGCCA TCAAATACCAGTCCACATTCGGTAGCATGCAACAATATGCTTACTACCACGAGGAAGACGAGTCCACCTTCCAGCACGTGTACAAGACCAATGTGCCCAAGCCTCTGTACCAGCGCGGCCGCTACATGCGTAACCAGCGCAACCTGAAGAACCAACGCAACCAGAAGGGCCAGCAGATGCAGGTCCTTGGCAAGGGTAACAAGAGAGA CTTTGGATTCCAGAACAATAAGAATTGGCAGAAGCAGCAGTATCAGCGCAACCGTTGGAACCGCGGCGGCCACCCTCCCATCAAGAACCGCGATGCCTCAGTGACCGTGCGGCCTGAGTGGAAGGTGATTGAGGAGATGGACTTCCCCCGTCTCTCTAAGCTGTCTCTTCCCAACGTTGATGACCCGAAGGACTT GTACCTGTGTGGCTCCCTGGAGTACTACGACAAGGCCTACGACCGCGTCACTGtcaagaatgagaagaagctGACCCGCATCAATCGCATCTTCCACAAGGTCACCACCACTGATGACCCCGTTATCAGACAG CTCACCAAGACTGAGGACAGTAATGTGTATGCTACTGACGCCATCCTGTCCACCATCATGTGTTGCTCTCGCTCCAGCAACTCCTGGGATGTGGTGGTGCAGAAGATTGCTGGCAAGCTCTTCTTTGACAAACGAGATGATTCTGAGtttg ACTTGCTGACAGTGAGTGAAACTTCTAGTGAACCACctcaggaggaaggaaactcCCTAAACTCCCCCAGGAATCTCTCTCTGGAGGCCACCTTCATCAACCACAACTTCTCGCAGCAAGTCCTTCGTAAT GATGGGAATCGCTACAAGTTTGAACACGACAACCCCTTCctggacgaggatgaggaggacgaggtggcgCCGGTGGGCTACAGATACCGCAAGTGGTGCCTCGGCAATGACATCAACCTGGTGGCTCGCACAGAACACGACTCAGTGCAGTCAGCGCCCAACAATGAAATACAGTTCATCAATATCAAG gcCTTGAATGAGTGGGATTCCAAGTTTTCTGGAGGTGTGGACTGGAGGCAGAAGCTGGATACTCAGCGTGGTGCTGTGCTGGCCAACGAGCTGAAGAACAATGCCTGTAAACTGGCCAAGTGGACAGTTCAGGCCATACTGGCTGGTTCAGACCAGATCAAATTTGG CTATGTGTCTCGTGTCAATGTGCGGGACTCCACCAAACACATGATCCTGGGCACACAACAGTTCAGACCGATGGAGTTTGCTAACCAGATTAACTTGAGCATGGACAACGCCTGGGGCATCCTGCGCTGCATCATTGACATCTGCATGAAGCTGCCTGATGGAAAGTACCTCATCATGAAGGACCCTAATAAG
- the LOC123513527 gene encoding uncharacterized protein B0416.5-like isoform X1 yields MEDTQAVLKEEGQTETVTYTAYKRRWAMMVTVMLLNISNTGMGFNVAPVAYKAADYFEVTQYDITWFSQVYLILPVALSFVSTYIFNKFDMKAGVHIGSALNCVGALTRAVATSGLIADLWTQYVVSLIGQAAGSTGQLFIVFIVTKVTQNWFPDGERMVATAIMAFFPPLGISVAQVVAPIVVTKKQQIPTLNYIYGGLALLAEIATLICVTRSRPPTPPSRSAEQGTTARAPYLQQLKQTFTSPPFLGLLIMTGVLTGFYLCLTTLSQQMLCSKGYSDLFSGVVVAIFSIAGFVGSIAIAVVENRTSALADITKFANAFGVIFGIMLMEVYLVPGQHALLIISSILFGFFGCGVYPISLEIGVEITYPVEETISTTLIFVTGQILGVLMNYTANVLSSDLPPELQDIEVCTKNITSDLQARDYSGVVMGLMGVLTFIVILFTVFFRTPYKRREVEQTTDMSDTAEPTTSTCGR; encoded by the exons ATGGAGGACACGCAGGctgtactgaaggaggagggtCAGACCGAGACTGTCACATACACGGCGTACAAGAGGCGCTGGGCAATGATGGTGACAGTCATGCTGCTCAATATCTCCAACACAGGg ATGGGATTTAACGTGGCCCCCGTGGCGTACAAAGCCGCTGACTACTTCGAGGTGACGCAGTACGACATCACCTGGTTCTCGCAGGTGTACCTCATCTTGCCGGTCGCGCTCTCCTTCGTCTCCACTTACATATTCAACAAGTTCGACATGAAAGCGGGA GTCCACATTGGCTCTGCCCTTAACTGTGTTGGAGCTTTGACGCGCGCCGTGGCCACCTCGGGTCTTATAGCAGACCTCTGGACTCAGTACGTTGTCAGCCTCAtcggacag GCTGCTGGATCGACGGGGCAGCTCTTCATCGTCTTTATTGTCACGAAGGTCACACAGAATTGGTTCCCTGACGGCGAACGCATGGTAGCAACAGCCATCATGGCATTCT TTCCTCCCTTGGGAATCTCGGTGGCCCAGGTGGTGGCGCCGATTGTGGTGACGAAGAAGCAGCAGATTCCGACCCTCAACTATATATACGGCGGGCTGGCCCTCCTTGCCGAGATTGCCACTCTGATCTGTGTCACCAG GTCGaggccaccaacaccaccgagTCGCAGCGCCGAACAGGGAACCACGGCCAGAGCTCCTTACCTGCAGCAGCTCAAGCAGActtttacttctcctcccttccttggcCTCCTCATAATGACCGGAGTATTGACGGGTTTCTACCTCTGCCTCACTACACTCTCGCAGCAAATGCTGTGTTCCAAGGGATACAGTGAT CTCTTCAgcggggtggtggtggccatCTTCAGTATAGCAGGCTTCGTGGGTTCGATTGCCATAGCAGTGGTGGAAAATCGTACTAGTGCTTTGGCGGACATTACCAAGTTTGCCAATGCTTTTGGAGTGATTTTTGGCATAATGTTGATGGAG GTTTACTTAGTGCCCGGCCAGCACGCCCTCCTGATCATCTCCAGTATCTTGTTCGGGTTCTTCGGCTGTGGAGTGTACCCAATTAGTCTGGAGATAGGGGTGGAGATCACTTACCCTGTGGAGGAGACCATCAGCACTACATTGATCTTTGTGACTG GTCAGATTCTGGGTGTACTCATGAACTACACGGCGAACGTTCTCTCCAGCGATCTGCCGCCAGAGTTACAAGACATAGAGGTGTGTACCAAGAACATTACCTCCGACCTGCAGGCCAGAGACTACTCGG GTGTGGTCATGGGGCTTATGGGCGTCCTCACCTTCATCGTCATCCTCTTCACTGTCTTCTTCCGGACGCCCTACAAGCGGCGAGAGGTGGAGCAGACCACCGACATGAGCGACACCGCCgagcccaccacctccacctgtgGCCGATGA
- the LOC123513530 gene encoding eukaryotic translation initiation factor 3 subunit D-like isoform X1, whose translation MAAKFLAPQIQDNPTGWGPCDVPDQFKDMPYQPFSKGDRLGKVSDWTGATYQDRRYAIKYQSTFGSMQQYAYYHEEDESTFQHVYKTNVPKPLYQRGRYMRNQRNLKNQRNQKGQQMQVLGKGNKREFRSFGFQNNKNWQKQQYQRNRWNRGGHPPIKNRDASVTVRPEWKVIEEMDFPRLSKLSLPNVDDPKDLYLCGSLEYYDKAYDRVTVKNEKKLTRINRIFHKVTTTDDPVIRQLTKTEDSNVYATDAILSTIMCCSRSSNSWDVVVQKIAGKLFFDKRDDSEFDLLTVSETSSEPPQEEGNSLNSPRNLSLEATFINHNFSQQVLRNDGNRYKFEHDNPFLDEDEEDEVAPVGYRYRKWCLGNDINLVARTEHDSVQSAPNNEIQFINIKALNEWDSKFSGGVDWRQKLDTQRGAVLANELKNNACKLAKWTVQAILAGSDQIKFGYVSRVNVRDSTKHMILGTQQFRPMEFANQINLSMDNAWGILRCIIDICMKLPDGKYLIMKDPNKAMIRLYDIPDNTFESDEEEAEKQTEPENKHELVD comes from the exons atggctGCCAAATTCTTGGCTCCCCAGATCCAGGATAACCCGACAGGCTGGGGCCCTTGTGATGTGCCGGACCAGTTCAAGGATATGCCGTACCAGCCCTTCTCCAAGGGGGACAGGCTGGGCAAG GTGTCTGACTGGACGGGGGCGACCTACCAGGACCGTCGCTATGCCA TCAAATACCAGTCCACATTCGGTAGCATGCAACAATATGCTTACTACCACGAGGAAGACGAGTCCACCTTCCAGCACGTGTACAAGACCAATGTGCCCAAGCCTCTGTACCAGCGCGGCCGCTACATGCGTAACCAGCGCAACCTGAAGAACCAACGCAACCAGAAGGGCCAGCAGATGCAGGTCCTTGGCAAGGGTAACAAGAGAGA GTTTCGCAGCTTTGGATTCCAGAACAATAAGAATTGGCAGAAGCAGCAGTATCAGCGCAACCGTTGGAACCGCGGCGGCCACCCTCCCATCAAGAACCGCGATGCCTCAGTGACCGTGCGGCCTGAGTGGAAGGTGATTGAGGAGATGGACTTCCCCCGTCTCTCTAAGCTGTCTCTTCCCAACGTTGATGACCCGAAGGACTT GTACCTGTGTGGCTCCCTGGAGTACTACGACAAGGCCTACGACCGCGTCACTGtcaagaatgagaagaagctGACCCGCATCAATCGCATCTTCCACAAGGTCACCACCACTGATGACCCCGTTATCAGACAG CTCACCAAGACTGAGGACAGTAATGTGTATGCTACTGACGCCATCCTGTCCACCATCATGTGTTGCTCTCGCTCCAGCAACTCCTGGGATGTGGTGGTGCAGAAGATTGCTGGCAAGCTCTTCTTTGACAAACGAGATGATTCTGAGtttg ACTTGCTGACAGTGAGTGAAACTTCTAGTGAACCACctcaggaggaaggaaactcCCTAAACTCCCCCAGGAATCTCTCTCTGGAGGCCACCTTCATCAACCACAACTTCTCGCAGCAAGTCCTTCGTAAT GATGGGAATCGCTACAAGTTTGAACACGACAACCCCTTCctggacgaggatgaggaggacgaggtggcgCCGGTGGGCTACAGATACCGCAAGTGGTGCCTCGGCAATGACATCAACCTGGTGGCTCGCACAGAACACGACTCAGTGCAGTCAGCGCCCAACAATGAAATACAGTTCATCAATATCAAG gcCTTGAATGAGTGGGATTCCAAGTTTTCTGGAGGTGTGGACTGGAGGCAGAAGCTGGATACTCAGCGTGGTGCTGTGCTGGCCAACGAGCTGAAGAACAATGCCTGTAAACTGGCCAAGTGGACAGTTCAGGCCATACTGGCTGGTTCAGACCAGATCAAATTTGG CTATGTGTCTCGTGTCAATGTGCGGGACTCCACCAAACACATGATCCTGGGCACACAACAGTTCAGACCGATGGAGTTTGCTAACCAGATTAACTTGAGCATGGACAACGCCTGGGGCATCCTGCGCTGCATCATTGACATCTGCATGAAGCTGCCTGATGGAAAGTACCTCATCATGAAGGACCCTAATAAG